One segment of Vicugna pacos unplaced genomic scaffold, VicPac4 scaffold_20, whole genome shotgun sequence DNA contains the following:
- the LOC140693684 gene encoding uncharacterized protein, translated as MATLENLAKAFESHKSFQQSLATPQPPHRHRSLNRHRRPPSPLSRYRSRRRLGPLSPLSRYRSRRRLSPFTRHRSRRLGPLSPLSPLSRYRSRRRFSRYRRRCRLGPFSRHRSRHRSLSRRLLGPFSRHRSRSRFSPFSRHRSLYRHRRPPSPLSRHRSLSRRLLGPFSRHRSRRRLGPLSLLSRYRSRRRFSRYRRRCRLSPFSRHRSRRRFSPLSRHRSRRRFDPLSPNSRLSRRLLGPFSRHRSRRRFSPFSRHRSLYRHRRPPSPLSRHRSRRRFEPLSRNSRLSRHRSRRRFSRYRRRCRLSPFSRHRSRRRFGPLSRHRSLSRRLLGPFSRHRSRRRFSPFSRHRSLYRHRRPPSPLSRHRSLSRRLLGPFSRHRSRRRFSPFSRHRSLYRHRRPPSPLSRNLSRRFSPFGRYRRRCRLGPFSRHCSRRRFSPLSRHLSSRRFGPLSRHRSRRPPSPLSRHRSRRRLGPLSRHRRLNRHRRPPSCGSGAAAQTTDVLFWEIIRTSGYLEVLT; from the exons atggcgaccctggaaaacCTGGCGAAAGCCTTCGAATCCCACAAGTCTTTCCAGCAGTCGCTGGCgacgcctcagccccctca ccggcaccgcagcctcaaccgccatcgccgcccgcccagccccctcagccggtaccgcagccgccgccgcctcggccccctcagccccctcagccggtaccgcagccgccgccgcctcagccccttcacccggcaccgcagccgccgcctcggccccctcagccccctcagccccctcagccggtaccgcagccgccgccgcttcagccggtaccgccgccgatgccgcctcggccccttcagccggcaccgcagccgtcACCGCAGCCTCAGCCGCCGCCTCctgggccccttcagccggcaccgcagccgcagccgcttcagtcccttcagccggcaccgcagcctctaccgccaccgccgcccgcccagccccctcagccggcaccgcagcctcagccgccgcctcctgggccccttcagccggcaccgcagccgccgccgcctcggccccctcagcctcctcagccggtaccgcagccgccgccgcttcagccggtaccgccgccgatgccgcctcagccccttcagccggcaccgcagccgccgccgcttcagtcccctcagccggcaccgcagccgccgccgcttcgacCCCCTCAGCccgaacagccgcctcagccgccgcctcctgggccccttcagccggcaccgcagccgccgccgcttcagtcctttcagccggcaccgcagcctctaccgccaccgccgcccgcccagccccctcagccggcaccgcagccgccgccgcttcgaacccctcagccggaacagccgcctcagccggcaccgcagccgccgccgcttcagccggtaccgccgccgatgccgcctcagccccttcagccggcaccgcagccgccgccgcttcggccccctcagccgtcaCCGCAGCCTCAGCCGCCGCCTCctgggccccttcagccggcaccgcagccgccgccgcttcagtcccttcagccggcaccgcagcctctaccgccaccgccgcccgcccagccccctcagccggcaccgcagcctcagccgccgcctcctgggccccttcagccggcaccgcagccgccgccgcttcagtcccttcagccggcaccgcagcctctaccgccaccgccgcccgcccagccccctcagccggaacctcagccgccgcttcagcccctttggccggtaccgccgccgatgccgcctcggccccttcagccggcattgcagccgccgccgcttcagccccctcagccggcacctcAGCAGCCGCCgcttcggccccctcagccggcaccgcagccgccgaccccccagccccctcagccggcaccgcagccgccgccgcctcggccccctcagccgccaccgccgcctcaaccgccaccgccgcccgcccagctgtgggtcaggagccgctgcacagacg acagatgtgttattctgggagatcatcaggacttctgggtatttggaggtattgacctaa